In Paenibacillus guangzhouensis, a single window of DNA contains:
- a CDS encoding TRM11 family SAM-dependent methyltransferase: MTKYLYTYAAHEDEQALCQLELRTLFRGAKMGARSLISARRIEPSRSPFIHERLAIEYMTPTLDELVQQVASVQIPEGQTFKVVYYKSGEDVSYEEERVIERSLGAMIRGKADMRNPELLFGVTKHAEGFIFGTCAQSSAIWKHHMDKPQNYSTALSTRLARAVVNIAVPDIEGVRVIDPCCGIGTVLLEALSMGIDIIGRDINPLTTRGARLNLAHFGYPDVVTLGDMREITESYDTAIIDLPYNLCSKLSAEERLSMLRGAHRFADRVILITTEPIDESVAQAGFEIIDRIQVHKGRFVREVLVVQG, from the coding sequence ATGACGAAATATTTATATACATACGCAGCGCATGAAGATGAACAAGCCTTGTGTCAATTAGAGCTCCGGACATTGTTCCGCGGTGCGAAGATGGGGGCCAGGAGTCTAATCTCCGCACGCCGAATTGAACCAAGCCGCAGTCCGTTCATCCATGAACGGTTGGCCATCGAATATATGACCCCCACGCTTGACGAACTGGTTCAGCAGGTTGCATCCGTGCAGATTCCAGAGGGACAGACCTTTAAGGTCGTGTATTATAAATCGGGTGAAGATGTGTCTTACGAGGAGGAGCGGGTGATTGAACGAAGTCTCGGCGCGATGATTCGCGGGAAGGCGGATATGCGCAATCCGGAGCTCCTTTTCGGGGTAACGAAGCATGCCGAGGGTTTTATATTCGGTACTTGTGCCCAGAGCTCGGCCATCTGGAAGCATCACATGGATAAGCCTCAGAATTATTCGACGGCTCTAAGTACAAGGCTCGCACGTGCCGTCGTCAATATTGCTGTGCCCGACATCGAGGGCGTCCGCGTTATCGATCCTTGCTGCGGCATTGGTACCGTGCTTCTGGAAGCCCTATCGATGGGGATCGATATAATAGGTCGGGACATCAATCCCTTAACGACGCGAGGGGCACGGCTGAACCTCGCGCACTTTGGCTATCCGGATGTCGTTACGCTAGGAGATATGCGCGAGATTACAGAATCATATGATACGGCGATCATTGACCTGCCTTATAATCTATGCTCGAAGCTCTCGGCTGAAGAGCGGCTGTCCATGCTGCGCGGTGCGCATCGATTCGCGGATCGTGTCATATTGATTACCACGGAGCCGATCGACGAATCGGTTGCGCAAGCGG